From Cannabis sativa cultivar Pink pepper isolate KNU-18-1 chromosome 8, ASM2916894v1, whole genome shotgun sequence, a single genomic window includes:
- the LOC115701112 gene encoding glucan endo-1,3-beta-glucosidase 4: MSNYLLRISVALLFMSIVAQISEGEFEQWCIADEQSSDDELQGAIDWACGKGGADCTEIQINKTCYLPNTLKDHASYAFNSYFQRFKNKGATCYFRGAALITELDPSYKACHYEFLP, translated from the exons ATGTCAAATTATCTGCTAAGGATATCGGTTGCTCTGCTCTTTATGTCAATAGTTGCACAGATATCAG AAGGGGAATTTGAGCAATGGTGCATAGCAGATGAGCAAAGCTCAGATGATGAGTTGCAGGGAGCCATAGATTGGGCATGTGGGAAAGGAGGAGCTGACTGCACTGAGATTCAGATTAACAAAACTTgttatttaccaaacactctcAAAGACCATGCTTCTTATGCCTTCAACAGTTACTTCCAGAGATTCAAAAATAAAGGAGCCACTTGTTACTTCAGAGGAGCAGCCCTTATCACTGAGCTAGATCCCA
- the LOC115701110 gene encoding histidine kinase 2, with the protein MSCSAEKGTFFKLSRIFVKINRWVLVSMSLNCKLSGLNGRLPANLRVKKAKETLLGPNCLRKWTRKLLFFWLFGFVAIGSIWFLLSLDYKTLEEKVKILTTCQDNTSISHKCFNVSKNQLHNLASLFSKSDQIASLECTKEPLNKSMSSDGIVCSMRVLCSDELESLKPHKWDVEYIGSPNQCLDLQEESNPWKLYSAPLKDTSLSHALQLIVSAMRQISGKNVLQSAALTTCARKQCQLFCDLLIGYWWFVAGLILSYKLASKLRREKTLPVAEHPASWQQKIVHDQPLSQQQKLVNERPLAQQEKQPHKQQQQGHSPPRGAGKWRKKLLVVFFLLGFALSFFLYWHFSRKHYFGSKETLSNMCDERARMLQDQFNVSMNHVHALAILVSTFHHGKHPSAIDQKTFGEYTERTSFERPLTSGVAYALKVLHSEREQFEKEHGWTIKKMETEEQTLVHDCIPENFDPAPVEDEYAPVIFSQETVSHIVSIDMMSGKEDRENILRARATGKGVLTSPFKLLKSNNLGVVLTFAVYDTELPPDATAEQRIEATVGYLGASYDVPSLVEKLLHQLASKETIVVNVYDTTNASAPINMYGTDVTDTGLLHTSSLDFGDPVRKHEMHCRFKERPPLPMMAILSSGGVVTITLLVGYIFYGAIRQIAKVEADYRMMVELKARAEAADVAKSQFLATVSHEIRTPMNGVLGMLQMLMDTDLDATQQDYAQTAHASGKDLISLINEVLDQAKIESGRLELEDVPFDLRSVLDNVLSLFSGKSNEKGIELAVYVSNRVPEVVIGDPGRFRQIITNLVGNSIKFIPDNGHIFVTVHLADEVKCPADSMDTVLKQGLDSVEDKPSNTYNTLSGSRVVHRWKSWEHFKNLSSSTGDESDRIKLLVTVEDTGVGIPQNAQRNIFTPFVQADSSTSRTYGGTGIGLSISKCLVELMDGEIGFVSEQDTGSTFSFTGSLRKGNTSSLDTKWQQNDPVVSEFRGLKALVIEKRAIRAEVTRYHLARLGISADIALSMESASSYLSNISNASFSSPHLAMILVDKDVWDSEAGLTFHKLLRQLRQTCATESLTNPPKIFLLTTSISTSERNALKSAGGVDNVLTKPLRLSVLIACLQDALANGKKRLMNQKKKLPLGTLLRGRKILVVDDNMVNRRVAEGALKKYGAIVTCVDCGKAALEKLEPPHSFDACFMDLQMPEMDGFTATRKIRLKESNVNEKIASGEASSEMFGNVTHWHTPILAMTADVFQASNEECMKCGMDGYVSKPFEEDQLYSAVARFFESG; encoded by the exons ATGAGTTGCTCTGCTGAAAAAGGAACGTTCTTTAAGCTTTCGAGAATATTTGTAAAGATAAATAGGTGGGTTTTGGTTAGTATGTCTCTTAATTGCAAGCTTTCTGGCCTGAATGGTAGATTACCAGCTAATTTAAGGGTGAAGAAGGCAAAGGAGACTTTGTTGGGGCCAAATTGTTTGAGAAAATGGACCAGAAAGCTTTTGTTTTTCTGGCTTTTTGGGTTCGTAGCGATTGGGAGCATTTGGTTTTTGTTGAGTTTGGATTACAAGACTTTGGAGGAGAAAGTGAAGATTCTGACCACGTGCCAGGATAACACATCAATCTCGCACAAGTGTTTCAATGTTAGCAAGAACCAGCTTCACAATTTAGCTTCCTTATTCTCCAAATCAGATCAG ATAGCATCACTGGAGTGTACCAAAGAACCATTAAATAAAAGCATGTCAAGTGATGGCATTGTCTGTTCTATGAGGGTACTTTGCTCAGACGAATTGGAATCACTAAAGCCTCACAAATGGGATGTGGAATATATAGGATCGCCAAATCAATGCTTAGATCTTCAAGAGGAAAGCAACCCTTGGAAGCTGTACTCTGCGCCTCTAAAGGACACATCTTTATCACATGCTTTGCAGCTTATAGTTTCAGCTATGCGTCAGATTTCTGGAAAG AATGTGTTACAATCAGCAGCGTTGACTACCTGTGCAAGGAAACAGTGCCAGCTTTTTTGTGATTTGTTAATCGGATATTGGTGGTTCGTTGCTGGACTTATATTGAGTTACAAACTAGCTTCAAAATTACGGAGGGAAAAGACATTACCGGTTGCTGAGCATCCAGCTAGTTGGCAGCAGAAGATTGTTCATGACCAGCCATTGTCTCAACAGCAGAAATTGGTTAATGAAAGACCGCTGGCTCAACAAGAGAAGCAGCCACACAAACAGCAACAGCAAGGCCATAGTCCTCCTAGGGGTGCTGGAAAATGGAGGAAAAAGCTTCTAGTCGTTTTTTTCTTGCTTGGATTTGCCTTATCATTTTTCCTATATTGGCACTTCAGTAGAAAACATTATTTTGGGAGTAAAGAAACACTATCTAATATGTGTGATGAACGAGCCCGGATGTTACAGGATCAATTTAATGTCAGTATGAATCATGTTCATGCTTTAGCTATACTCGTATCTACCTTTCACCATGGAAAACATCCTTCTGCCATTGATCAG AAAACATTTGGAGAATATACAGAGAGAACATCTTTCGAGAGACCGCTTACTAGTGGTGTCGCATATGCTTTGAAAGTTCTTCACTCAGAGAGAGAACAATTTGAGAAGGAACATGGATGGACCATAAAGAAAATGGAAACAGAGGAACAAACTTTAGTACATGATTGTATTCCAGAAAATTTTGATCCTGCACCTGTTGAAGATGAATATGCACCTGTTATATTTTCTCAAGAAACTGTCTCCCACATTGTATCTATTGACATGATGTCAGGAAAG GAAGATCGTGAGAACATCTTGCGGGCCAGGGCAACAGGGAAGGGAGTCCTTACTTCTCCTTTTAAGCTTTTAAAGTCAAATAACCTTGGTGTAGTACTTACTTTCGCAGTCTATGACACTGAACTGCCACCTGATGCTACGGCAGAGCAACGTATTGAGGCTACTGTTGG GTACCTTGGTGCATCATATGATGTCCCGTCATTGGTTGAAAAGCTCCTACACCAACTTGCCAGCAAGGAGACAATTGTTGTAAATGTTTATGATACAACTAATGCATCTGCGCCTATCAATATGTATGGTACTGATGTTACTGATACTGGTCTATTGCACACTAGCAGTCTAGACTTTGGAGATCCAGTTCGCAAGCATGAAATGCATTGCAG GTTCAAGGAAAGACCTCCTTTACCAATGATGGCAATTCTTTCATCGGGTGGAGTGGTTACTATTACTTTACTAGTTGGCTATATTTTTTATGGAGCCATACGCCAAATAGCAAAAGTGGAGGCAGATTATCGCATGATGGTAGAACTTAAAGCTCGTGCTGAAGCTGCAGATGTGGCAAAATCTCAG TTCTTAGCAACTGTCTCTCATGAGATAAGGACACCAATGAATGGTGTTTTAG GTATGCTGCAAATGTTGATGGACACTGACCTTGATGCAACCCAACAAGACTATGCTCAAACTGCTCATGCTAGTGGGAAAGACCTGATTTCACTTATAAATGAGGTTCTTGACCAGGCTAAAATAGAATCGGGCAGGCTTGAACTTGAGGATGTTCCTTTTGATTTGCGCTCTGTACTTGATAATGTTCTGTCACTCTTCTCAGGAAAATCTAATGAAAAAGGGATTGAG TTGGCTGTTTATGTCTCAAATCGAGTGCCTGAAGTTGTCATTGGTGATCCTGGACGCTTTCGGCAGATAATCACTAATCTAGTTGGAAATTCAATTAAG TTCATCCCTGACAACGGACACATATTTGTCACGGTGCATCTAGCAGATGAAGTTAAATGCCCAGCTGACTCTATGGACACAGTGCTTAAACAGGGTTTAGATTCAGTTGAAGATAAGCCAAGCAATACCTACAATACATTGAGTGGTTCTCGAGTGGTTCATAGATGGAAAAGTTGGGagcattttaaaaatttaagcaGCTCAACAGGAGATGAATCTGATAGGATTAAGCTACTGGTGACAGTCGAAGACACCGGTGTTGGAATTCCTCAGAATGCACAACGTAACATTTTTACACCTTTTGTACAGGCTGATAGTTCCACGTCAAGAACATATGGTGGAACAGGAATAGGATTGAGTATCAGTAAATGTTTGGTTGAACTCATGGATGGAGAAATAGGATTTGTCAGTGAACAGGACACTGGCAGTACCTTTTCATTTACTGGATCTTTAAGGAAAGGAAATACCAGTTCTTTAGACACAAAGTGGCAACAAAATGATCCAGTTGTTTCTGAATTCCGAGGACTAAAAGCATTAGTAATAGAAAAGAGAGCTATCCGAGCTGAAGTTACGAGATACCATCTAGCTAGGTTGGGGATATCTGCTGATATAGCTCTAAGCATGGAATCGGCATCCTCTTATCTTTCAAATATTTCTAACGCCAG ctTTTCTTCCCCACATTTGGCCATGATCCTTGTTGATAAAGATGTTTGGGATAGTGAAGCTGGTCTAACATTCCATAAGTTGCTGCGGCAGCTAAGGCAAACCTGTGCTACAGAATCCCTTACAAACCCTCCAAAGATATTTCTATTGACTACCTCAATTAGCACTAGCGAACGCAATGCGCTCAAATCTGCCGGTGGGGTGGATAATGTTCTGACAAAGCCACTTAGATTAAGTGTTTTAATTGCCTGCTTGCAAGATGCCCTTGCAAATGGTAAGAAGAGGCTcatgaaccaaaagaaaaaattaccTCTTGGAACATTATTGAGAGGAAGGAAAATTTTGGTGGTGGATGACAACATGGTGAATAGAAGAGTAGCGGAAGGTGCTCTAAAGAAATATGGAGCTATTGTTACCTGTGTGGATTGTGGGAAAGCTGCTTTAGAAAAGCTTGAACCACCTCACAGCTTCGATGCTTGCTTCATGGATCTCCAAATGCCTGAAATGGATGG GTTTACAGCAACTCGGAAAATTCGCCTCAAGGAAAGCAATGTAAACGAGAAAATAGCATCTGGAGAAGCATCAAGCGAGATGTTTGGAAATGTGACTCATTGGCACACTCCTATCTTGGCTATGACTGCTGATGTATTTCAAGCTTCAAATGAAGAATGTATGAAGTGTGGAATGGATGGTTATGTGTCGAAGCCGTTTGAAGAAGATCAGCTTTACTCAGCAGTGGCACGCTTCTTTGAGTCGGGTTGA